One Acidiferrobacter thiooxydans DNA window includes the following coding sequences:
- a CDS encoding MFS transporter, translated as MSLVSQEPNPQPVRLIALFGGVGLALALGSFEGAGVQAIFPYIGGGLATSSYRALWTLTYFVVHWSLGITLMPWSTRRFGRRRVFQGAVWLAAAGSLIGAFTHNLWVMLVSRAMEGLGAGLLVPLSQSVFLAATPARRHGIVTVFWSNAMLLPFFIGPAVGGWLATTVGFHLIFGLTVPLWLVALWAGGRGIRETVVLPVSEAPSFDFLGFALLYAGLMALQVVLDQGEQHGWWYSPFIRDASFAAVVCLYLFGWYEARARHPLLQFHYLRRRNYVLGLMLLSLGWALFMGWASILPLWAEEDLGYNGLWGGVLLLPVGLGALPMSAALDHLRGVFGLRRLASLSFLLLSGAYGTLSVHPGSALSDLFWPLLVLGLGVGILFVPLTMIIMSEIAVAAVPAAATTANFIRVFSANIGVTVLAVYWSRGSARASNALAAEISRYGHTTTGPLDGLQRFLVVEAHTVSLDNLLRLSMWLCLAGAFVAWFFLIPPRVLPKASAHSFVEETENESG; from the coding sequence TTGTCCCTCGTATCTCAGGAACCCAATCCCCAGCCCGTCAGACTGATCGCCCTATTTGGGGGCGTGGGGCTGGCGCTGGCGCTCGGTTCCTTCGAAGGGGCCGGGGTGCAGGCCATCTTTCCTTATATCGGCGGCGGTCTTGCCACCAGCAGTTACCGCGCGCTATGGACGCTCACCTATTTCGTGGTGCATTGGTCGCTTGGCATCACGCTCATGCCCTGGAGTACGCGTCGCTTCGGGCGACGCCGGGTCTTTCAGGGGGCGGTATGGCTGGCGGCGGCCGGCAGCCTCATAGGCGCGTTTACTCATAACCTGTGGGTCATGCTGGTCTCGCGAGCGATGGAGGGCTTAGGTGCGGGTCTTCTCGTTCCCTTGAGCCAGAGCGTGTTTCTCGCCGCGACACCGGCGCGTCGTCACGGTATCGTCACCGTGTTTTGGAGCAACGCCATGCTCCTGCCGTTTTTCATAGGGCCGGCCGTCGGCGGTTGGCTTGCGACCACGGTCGGTTTCCATCTGATCTTTGGGTTAACGGTGCCGCTGTGGCTGGTCGCGCTGTGGGCGGGCGGTCGTGGTATCCGGGAGACTGTGGTCCTGCCCGTATCCGAGGCCCCGTCCTTCGATTTTCTCGGTTTTGCGCTCCTTTATGCGGGCCTCATGGCGCTACAAGTGGTGCTGGACCAGGGTGAGCAGCACGGCTGGTGGTACTCACCGTTCATTCGCGACGCCTCGTTTGCAGCCGTCGTCTGCCTTTATTTGTTCGGCTGGTATGAGGCGCGGGCGCGTCATCCCCTGTTGCAGTTTCATTATCTCAGGCGCCGTAATTATGTGCTCGGTCTCATGCTTTTGAGCCTCGGTTGGGCGCTCTTTATGGGGTGGGCGTCGATTCTGCCGTTGTGGGCCGAAGAGGATCTTGGGTATAACGGCCTGTGGGGCGGAGTCCTGTTGTTGCCGGTAGGCCTGGGGGCACTACCTATGTCCGCGGCCCTCGACCATCTGCGGGGTGTATTTGGGCTGCGGCGCCTGGCGAGCCTGAGTTTTCTGTTGCTGAGCGGTGCCTATGGTACGCTGTCGGTGCATCCGGGAAGCGCCCTATCCGACCTGTTCTGGCCGCTGCTGGTCCTAGGGCTCGGGGTCGGCATCCTGTTCGTGCCGCTGACCATGATCATCATGTCCGAGATTGCTGTCGCCGCGGTACCGGCGGCGGCCACCACCGCGAATTTCATACGTGTGTTCAGCGCCAATATCGGTGTGACCGTGCTGGCGGTCTATTGGTCGCGCGGCAGCGCGCGGGCGAGCAATGCCTTGGCTGCGGAGATCTCGCGTTATGGACATACGACCACGGGACCGCTCGACGGCCTGCAGAGATTTTTGGTGGTCGAGGCGCATACCGTGAGTCTTGACAACCTGTTGCGGCTTTCGATGTGGTTGTGTCTGGCAGGCGCCTTCGTCGCCTGGTTTTTCCTGATCCCGCCGCGGGTGTTGCCCAAGGCCTCGGCCCATAGTTTTGTCGAAGAGACGGAAAACGAGAGCGGTTAG
- the tadA gene encoding tRNA adenosine(34) deaminase TadA — MRMTDDTEEAGVRDDEHWMAVALAQAADAARAGEVPVGAVLVRAGVMLAGAGNRPIALHDPTAHAEILALRAGGARVGNYRLKDCVLYVTLEPCAMCAVALVHARVARLVFGAADPRAGAAGSAFTLTDDARFNHRVSVAGGVLAAECEALLRDFFRARRADGSDRGLAQLKE, encoded by the coding sequence ATGCGGATGACGGATGATACCGAGGAGGCGGGCGTGCGGGATGACGAGCATTGGATGGCTGTGGCGCTCGCACAGGCCGCGGATGCCGCGCGTGCGGGCGAGGTGCCGGTCGGCGCGGTCCTGGTACGCGCCGGTGTCATGCTTGCGGGCGCCGGCAACCGCCCGATTGCTCTTCATGATCCCACTGCCCATGCTGAGATTCTGGCATTGCGCGCCGGCGGGGCGCGGGTCGGCAATTACCGTCTCAAGGACTGTGTCTTGTATGTTACCCTCGAGCCCTGCGCCATGTGCGCCGTCGCACTCGTGCATGCGCGTGTGGCGCGCCTCGTGTTCGGTGCCGCGGATCCGCGCGCAGGGGCCGCGGGTTCGGCCTTCACGCTCACCGATGATGCCCGCTTCAATCATCGCGTGTCGGTTGCCGGTGGCGTCTTGGCGGCGGAATGCGAGGCGCTCCTGCGTGATTTCTTCCGCGCTCGTCGTGCCGACGGCTCAGATCGCGGGCTCGCTCAATTGAAAGAGTAA
- the mltF gene encoding membrane-bound lytic murein transglycosylase MltF: MVPHPILRTLALAALAAVMLDGCSSRHAQPKLVRLPDQKRGELVVLTRTGPTTYYEGAQGPAGMEYDMARDFADYLGLKLKIKIIARDRGLMQALAAGEGDLVAGIAITSARKQEARFGPPYQVIHEDLVYRAGTRKPGNARALIGRPIEVVAGSSAAAALAGLRPTLPHLAWTDTTHMQADELLFLVWQGLLRFTVADSNVVAVNRRYYPALRVAFTVGPPRELAWAFPKKRDTKLYRAAFRFFAQLRRSGQLADLIARYYGVTRFNYVHIHTYLRRVRVALPLYAPLFRSAGARYHIPWRLLAAVSYQESRWHANAESPTGVQGLMMLTNDTCLSVGVTDRLNPRQSIDGGARYLRALLDALPSDIPQPDRTWMALAAYNIGLNHLEDARWLTREQGANPDRWTDVEQRLPLLEDPWWFRKTRYGYAPGYTAVQYVNRIRVYYRILRHLRQTSGATRSLLFQLSEPAI; encoded by the coding sequence ATGGTTCCACACCCCATATTAAGAACCCTGGCGCTGGCCGCCCTCGCGGCGGTTATGCTCGACGGGTGCTCCTCCCGCCATGCCCAGCCAAAGCTCGTGCGGCTTCCGGACCAGAAACGCGGTGAACTCGTCGTCCTGACACGCACCGGCCCTACGACTTATTACGAGGGGGCGCAGGGACCGGCGGGCATGGAATACGACATGGCCCGGGATTTCGCGGACTATCTCGGACTGAAACTCAAAATCAAGATCATTGCCCGCGACCGCGGATTGATGCAGGCCTTGGCCGCCGGAGAAGGCGACCTCGTGGCCGGCATTGCGATTACGTCCGCACGGAAGCAGGAAGCACGCTTCGGTCCACCCTACCAGGTCATTCACGAAGATCTTGTATACCGCGCCGGTACCCGCAAGCCCGGCAATGCGCGCGCCCTCATCGGGCGACCGATCGAGGTAGTGGCGGGGTCGAGCGCGGCTGCCGCCCTCGCGGGTCTACGCCCGACACTCCCGCATCTGGCCTGGACCGATACTACTCACATGCAGGCCGATGAACTGTTGTTCCTGGTATGGCAGGGCCTGTTGCGCTTCACGGTCGCCGACTCCAACGTGGTAGCCGTCAACCGCCGCTATTACCCGGCGCTACGCGTCGCCTTTACCGTCGGGCCGCCACGGGAATTGGCCTGGGCATTCCCGAAGAAGCGCGACACCAAGCTCTACCGTGCCGCCTTTCGCTTCTTTGCGCAGCTGCGGCGCTCGGGGCAATTGGCCGATCTGATCGCTCGCTACTACGGCGTTACGCGATTCAACTACGTCCATATCCATACCTACTTGAGACGAGTGCGGGTGGCGCTGCCGCTCTACGCCCCGCTTTTTCGGAGCGCCGGCGCCCGTTATCACATCCCCTGGCGCCTGTTGGCCGCGGTCTCCTACCAGGAGTCACGCTGGCACGCCAACGCCGAATCGCCGACCGGGGTTCAGGGCCTCATGATGCTGACCAACGACACCTGTCTCTCGGTGGGAGTCACTGATCGCCTGAACCCGCGCCAGAGTATCGACGGAGGGGCGCGCTACCTGCGTGCGCTCCTCGACGCCCTGCCCTCTGATATCCCGCAACCCGACCGCACCTGGATGGCGCTTGCCGCCTACAATATCGGCCTCAATCATCTCGAAGACGCCAGGTGGCTGACACGCGAACAAGGGGCCAACCCGGATCGCTGGACGGACGTCGAGCAGCGCCTGCCGCTCCTCGAAGACCCTTGGTGGTTTCGCAAGACCCGCTACGGCTACGCCCCGGGCTATACAGCCGTGCAATACGTCAACCGTATCCGGGTCTACTACCGGATCCTTCGCCACCTCCGCCAAACCTCGGGCGCCACGCGCTCGTTACTCTTTCAATTGAGCGAGCCCGCGATCTGA